The following proteins come from a genomic window of Microbacterium sp. SY138:
- a CDS encoding ABC transporter permease has protein sequence MITNDTLVRPNLARDTRNVLTRELKPVLRDPFTLIFSLLQPLIFLGLFAPLLIGDSGQPAGETLAWFVPGVLVMIVLFGTGSTGSNLQYEMMTGSHERTLVAPLARSSLLVGRALKEIAPIVVQALVIVLIAWPFGFAADIPGLLIGLALLAVFGVGLGSLSYSLALATKDREWLFWGVQQSLIFPLLILSGMLLPLDAAPDWMRVVASVNPVNWVVQAERALFAGDLGDVTVLWGWVSALAVAVVGLIVGVRAIRRSN, from the coding sequence ATGATCACCAACGACACCCTCGTGCGCCCGAACCTCGCGCGCGACACCCGGAACGTGCTGACGCGCGAACTCAAGCCCGTGCTCCGCGACCCTTTCACGCTGATCTTCAGCCTGCTGCAGCCGCTCATCTTCCTCGGGCTGTTCGCGCCCCTGCTGATCGGCGACTCCGGACAGCCGGCCGGTGAGACGCTGGCGTGGTTCGTGCCGGGCGTGCTGGTGATGATCGTGCTGTTCGGCACCGGGTCGACCGGGTCGAACCTGCAGTACGAGATGATGACCGGATCGCACGAGCGCACCCTGGTCGCCCCGCTCGCCCGGTCCTCGCTGCTGGTCGGACGCGCCCTCAAGGAGATCGCACCGATCGTCGTGCAGGCTCTGGTGATCGTGCTGATCGCCTGGCCGTTCGGATTCGCGGCCGACATCCCCGGTCTGCTCATCGGCCTGGCACTGCTTGCCGTGTTCGGGGTGGGTCTCGGCTCGCTGTCGTACTCGCTGGCTCTCGCGACGAAGGATCGGGAGTGGCTGTTCTGGGGTGTGCAGCAGTCGCTGATCTTCCCGCTGCTGATCCTGTCGGGGATGCTGCTGCCCCTCGACGCGGCACCCGACTGGATGCGGGTCGTCGCCTCGGTCAACCCGGTCAACTGGGTCGTCCAGGCCGAGCGTGCCCTGTTCGCGGGAGACCTCGGCGATGTCACCGTGTTGTGGGGCTGGGTCTCGGCGCTCGCCGTCGCGGTCGTCGGACTGATCGTCGGAGTGCGCGCGATCCGTCGCAGCAACTGA
- a CDS encoding N-acetylneuraminate synthase family protein yields the protein MTVSIGSRVIGGGRPAYVIAEIGLNHNGDVDIAKKLIDVAARAGADAVKFQKRTPEISTPEHMRDVPRETPWGVMSYLDYRRRVEFGRDEYVEIGDHATMLGLDWFASPWDVPSVAFLEELNVVAHKVASASLTDTELLIALRETGKPVILSTGMSTIEQIDRALDTLGTDRVVLMHATSTYPLEPEEANLRVIATLRDRYPGVPVGYSGHERGLQISLAAVAIGAVAVERHITLDRTMWGSDHAASLEPTGLEHLVRDIRVIERATGDGVKRVFDSERAPMAKLRRVPA from the coding sequence ATGACTGTCAGCATCGGCTCACGAGTGATCGGCGGAGGGCGTCCTGCCTACGTCATCGCAGAGATCGGCCTGAACCACAACGGCGACGTCGACATCGCGAAGAAGCTCATCGACGTCGCGGCCCGAGCCGGTGCCGATGCCGTGAAGTTCCAGAAGCGCACTCCGGAGATCTCGACGCCGGAGCACATGCGCGACGTTCCGCGCGAGACGCCCTGGGGTGTGATGAGCTACCTCGACTACCGCCGTCGTGTCGAGTTCGGGCGCGACGAGTACGTCGAGATCGGCGACCACGCCACGATGCTCGGCCTGGACTGGTTCGCCTCGCCGTGGGACGTTCCCAGCGTCGCGTTCCTCGAAGAGTTGAACGTGGTGGCCCACAAGGTCGCCTCGGCCAGCCTCACCGACACCGAACTGCTGATCGCGCTGCGGGAGACCGGCAAGCCCGTGATCCTCTCCACCGGCATGTCGACCATCGAGCAGATCGACCGGGCGCTCGACACGCTCGGCACCGATCGGGTGGTCCTCATGCATGCGACGTCGACCTACCCGCTGGAGCCGGAAGAGGCGAACCTGCGGGTGATCGCGACGCTGCGCGACCGCTATCCCGGCGTGCCCGTCGGCTACTCGGGTCATGAGCGCGGACTGCAGATCTCTCTCGCCGCCGTGGCCATCGGAGCCGTCGCTGTCGAGCGCCACATCACCCTGGACCGCACGATGTGGGGATCCGACCATGCGGCCTCGCTCGAGCCGACGGGCCTCGAGCACCTCGTACGCGACATCCGTGTGATCGAGCGTGCGACCGGCGACGGAGTCAAGCGGGTGTTCGACAGCGAGCGTGCGCCGATGGCGAAGCTGCGCCGCGTTCCGGCATGA
- a CDS encoding DUF4287 domain-containing protein codes for MSFQAYLDNIETKTGLTPRQFIALATEKGFDRTTKATPIVAWLKEDYQLGQGHAMALVHVITKGPQISDKHVGTGGAHADASDTLWLDGKDSNPNS; via the coding sequence ATGTCCTTCCAGGCATACCTCGACAACATCGAGACCAAGACCGGCCTCACCCCGCGGCAGTTCATCGCGCTCGCGACCGAGAAGGGGTTCGACCGCACCACCAAGGCGACGCCGATCGTCGCGTGGCTCAAAGAGGACTACCAACTCGGTCAGGGGCACGCCATGGCGCTCGTGCACGTGATCACCAAGGGCCCGCAGATCAGCGACAAGCACGTGGGCACGGGCGGTGCCCACGCAGACGCGTCCGACACTCTGTGGCTCGACGGCAAGGACAGCAACCCGAACTCCTGA
- a CDS encoding DUF4229 domain-containing protein, giving the protein MKKPAPFLVYTVLRLLAFLVPLAILWVFFPIFREFWWLAAIFAALIGMSISMLFLRAPLTDASARLQERRESRSSAGQADADAEDQVIDESNDPIDGDARA; this is encoded by the coding sequence GTGAAGAAGCCCGCGCCTTTCCTCGTCTACACCGTGCTGCGGCTGCTGGCGTTCCTCGTCCCGCTCGCCATCCTCTGGGTGTTCTTCCCGATCTTCCGAGAGTTCTGGTGGCTCGCCGCGATCTTCGCCGCGCTGATCGGCATGAGCATCTCGATGCTGTTCCTGCGTGCGCCCCTCACCGACGCCTCCGCCCGGTTGCAGGAACGCCGCGAGAGCCGCTCGTCCGCCGGACAGGCCGATGCGGACGCCGAGGACCAGGTCATCGACGAGTCGAACGACCCGATCGACGGCGACGCCAGGGCCTGA
- a CDS encoding 1,4-dihydroxy-2-naphthoate polyprenyltransferase, which translates to MEASSQRKKKTPTAKRTPVRTSGNPAKRPAVEAGPVTASDWVGAARLRTLPLAIAPVVIGTGAARSTGPEFHWVIALACLAVAVLLQIGVNFTNDYSDGVRGTDAHRVGPARLTASGRVAPRTVLIIGLVFFALAALVGLAIVVRTGQWWMLAVGAACIVAAWFYTGGKRPYGYYGLGEVFVFVFFGLVATLGTTWVQIFALPQQAWLGAIATGLFACAVLLANNLRDIDQDREVGKRTLTVLIGRRATQVLFTLFVIAPFGIAAFLALAFPIAWISLLALLAGLPAIAIVWSYRQPKELVTALALTSLTSLLYAGALFWAFVG; encoded by the coding sequence GTGGAAGCATCCTCCCAGCGCAAGAAGAAGACCCCGACCGCGAAGCGCACCCCGGTCCGCACGAGCGGCAACCCGGCGAAGCGTCCGGCGGTCGAAGCGGGCCCCGTGACGGCCTCCGACTGGGTCGGGGCCGCGCGTCTTCGCACCCTTCCTCTCGCGATCGCGCCGGTCGTGATCGGCACGGGAGCCGCGCGCAGCACCGGGCCCGAGTTCCACTGGGTCATCGCGCTCGCCTGTCTCGCCGTCGCGGTGCTGCTGCAGATCGGCGTGAACTTCACGAACGACTACAGCGACGGCGTGCGCGGCACCGATGCCCACCGGGTAGGGCCCGCGCGCCTGACCGCATCCGGGCGGGTCGCGCCGCGCACCGTCCTCATCATCGGGCTGGTGTTCTTCGCGCTCGCCGCGCTCGTCGGGCTGGCGATCGTCGTGCGCACCGGACAGTGGTGGATGCTCGCGGTGGGCGCCGCCTGCATCGTGGCCGCCTGGTTCTACACCGGCGGCAAGCGGCCCTACGGCTACTACGGCCTCGGCGAGGTCTTCGTGTTCGTGTTCTTCGGGCTCGTCGCCACCCTCGGCACGACCTGGGTACAGATCTTCGCGCTGCCGCAGCAGGCGTGGCTCGGTGCGATCGCGACCGGTCTTTTCGCCTGCGCCGTGCTCCTCGCGAACAACCTGCGGGACATCGATCAGGACCGCGAAGTGGGAAAGCGCACGCTGACGGTGCTGATCGGACGCCGGGCCACCCAGGTGCTGTTCACCCTCTTCGTGATCGCGCCGTTCGGGATCGCGGCCTTCCTGGCGTTGGCGTTCCCGATCGCATGGATCTCGCTGCTGGCGCTGCTCGCAGGGCTCCCGGCGATCGCGATCGTGTGGTCCTACCGGCAGCCCAAGGAACTCGTGACCGCTTTGGCGCTCACGTCGCTGACGTCGCTGCTCTACGCGGGCGCCCTCTTCTGGGCGTTCGTCGGCTGA
- a CDS encoding ATP-binding cassette domain-containing protein, producing MNESLIETEGLTKVFTVKKTPVHAVTDVSFTAVRGELVAFLGPNGAGKSTTLRMLTTLIPPTSGHARVVGHDIRSDAAGVRARIGYVGQLTSGSFSQRVRDELLSQGAFYGMSRRDSARRADELIDSLDLTSFATRSVQQLSGGQKRRLDIALGLMHAPPLIFLDEPSTGLDPQSRANLWEHILDLRTQHGTTVFLTTHYLEEADRYAERVMVMDKGRIIADDDAASLKATLAGDVLTFGFADADEAASARAVVARLSPAPVTADGQSISLAVQDGDRLLPVIVRELDAAGILVRRATGVPPTLDDVFLALTGRTLRDAGEGADATGEASAPGTPENSPASENRTTGVLS from the coding sequence ATGAACGAATCCCTCATCGAGACCGAAGGCCTGACCAAGGTCTTCACCGTCAAGAAGACGCCGGTCCACGCCGTGACCGATGTCTCCTTCACCGCCGTGCGCGGAGAGCTTGTCGCCTTCCTCGGTCCCAACGGCGCCGGCAAATCGACGACTCTGCGGATGCTGACCACCCTGATCCCGCCCACCTCCGGCCATGCGCGGGTCGTCGGCCACGACATCCGCTCCGACGCGGCCGGGGTACGCGCACGCATCGGGTATGTCGGTCAGCTCACGAGCGGCAGCTTCTCGCAGCGCGTACGCGACGAGCTGCTCAGCCAGGGCGCCTTCTACGGCATGTCGCGTCGGGACAGCGCCCGGCGAGCGGACGAGCTCATCGACTCCCTCGATCTCACGTCCTTCGCGACCCGCAGTGTGCAGCAGCTCAGCGGCGGACAGAAGCGCCGACTCGACATCGCGCTCGGACTCATGCACGCACCTCCCCTCATCTTCCTCGACGAGCCCTCCACCGGACTCGACCCGCAGAGCAGGGCCAACCTCTGGGAGCACATCCTCGACCTGCGCACGCAGCACGGCACGACCGTCTTCCTCACCACGCACTATCTGGAAGAGGCCGACCGCTACGCCGAGCGGGTGATGGTGATGGACAAGGGGCGGATCATCGCCGACGACGACGCCGCCTCCCTCAAGGCGACTCTTGCCGGCGACGTGCTGACCTTCGGATTCGCGGATGCCGACGAGGCGGCGAGCGCCCGCGCCGTGGTCGCCCGTCTCAGCCCGGCGCCGGTGACCGCGGACGGGCAATCGATCTCCCTCGCCGTGCAGGACGGCGACCGGCTGCTCCCGGTGATCGTGCGCGAACTCGACGCCGCCGGGATCCTGGTCCGTCGGGCCACAGGAGTACCGCCGACGCTCGATGACGTCTTCCTCGCCCTCACCGGCCGCACCCTCCGCGATGCCGGAGAAGGAGCGGATGCCACGGGCGAAGCATCCGCTCCCGGCACCCCCGAGAACAGCCCCGCCTCCGAGAACCGCACGACAGGAGTCCTGTCATGA
- a CDS encoding polysialyltransferase family glycosyltransferase, with the protein MTQIFALHSAYGLVTAVAGIDSGLLDASVGERLLVPFTSSRVPETVVGIAHDPALGSLRARFDRIEPWEDLLGPMHPSSWEPADSDLPMLERLFARAWDLDPHDLELFVQSPQVAPARTLMALFPQARITIIGDGLMTYSPMRVRIPYSVAARIEQVVYADVVPGVRPLVGSPGAQVVPVPPRVFAAALRETDAGSPEPRDEAGPTVLVLGQYLSALGLMTAAAEIDLQTRLVDRAAQWGPQCIVFKPHPAAPPLVTAAVEGAAARRGIDFEEYRGPLPAELLAERLDAVAVVAGFSTALPTVHALFGRAIGSAGNDTVLAALTPFENSNRIPVTLVDALTREDSPYADPARLQLLIDAVGYAMQPEIAGHLRGRAEELLRGLDADERARYFTPRRLAELRLPGAPAENALRRALRPAGGVGRIEEWRLHALGARRRAGRAWRALRGR; encoded by the coding sequence ATGACGCAGATCTTCGCGCTCCACAGCGCCTATGGCCTGGTGACGGCCGTCGCCGGGATCGATTCCGGACTCCTCGACGCGTCCGTCGGCGAGCGCCTCCTGGTTCCCTTCACCTCGTCTCGAGTGCCCGAGACGGTGGTCGGGATCGCGCACGACCCGGCGCTCGGATCTCTGCGTGCGCGGTTCGACCGTATCGAGCCGTGGGAAGACCTGCTCGGGCCCATGCATCCGAGTTCGTGGGAGCCGGCCGATTCCGACCTGCCGATGCTGGAGCGGCTGTTCGCACGCGCGTGGGATCTGGATCCTCACGATCTCGAACTGTTCGTGCAGAGTCCGCAGGTCGCGCCGGCCCGCACACTGATGGCGTTGTTCCCGCAGGCGCGCATCACGATCATCGGCGATGGTCTGATGACGTACTCGCCGATGCGGGTGCGGATCCCCTACTCCGTCGCCGCACGCATCGAACAGGTCGTCTACGCCGATGTCGTACCGGGGGTCCGACCGCTCGTCGGGTCACCCGGTGCACAGGTCGTGCCGGTGCCGCCGCGGGTGTTCGCCGCCGCCCTGCGCGAGACGGATGCCGGTTCCCCCGAGCCTCGGGACGAGGCCGGTCCGACGGTGCTCGTGCTCGGACAGTATCTGTCGGCGCTCGGACTGATGACGGCGGCTGCCGAGATCGATCTGCAGACGCGCCTGGTCGACCGCGCGGCGCAGTGGGGACCGCAGTGCATCGTGTTCAAACCGCATCCGGCCGCTCCGCCGCTGGTGACCGCCGCCGTCGAAGGGGCAGCGGCCCGTCGCGGCATCGACTTCGAGGAGTATCGCGGCCCCCTCCCCGCGGAACTGCTCGCCGAGCGACTGGACGCGGTGGCGGTGGTCGCCGGGTTCTCCACCGCGCTGCCGACCGTGCATGCGCTCTTCGGCCGGGCGATCGGTTCGGCGGGAAACGACACCGTGCTGGCCGCCCTGACGCCTTTCGAGAACAGCAACCGGATTCCCGTCACCCTGGTCGACGCCCTCACGCGTGAGGACTCGCCCTATGCCGATCCTGCCCGACTGCAGCTGCTCATCGACGCGGTCGGCTATGCGATGCAGCCGGAGATCGCCGGCCACCTGCGGGGTCGGGCCGAGGAACTGCTGCGTGGCCTCGACGCCGACGAGCGTGCTCGGTACTTCACGCCCCGACGGCTCGCCGAGCTGCGGCTGCCCGGTGCGCCGGCGGAGAACGCCCTGCGTCGTGCGCTGCGTCCTGCCGGGGGAGTGGGCAGGATCGAGGAGTGGCGCCTTCACGCCCTCGGGGCCAGGAGGCGGGCAGGGCGTGCGTGGCGGGCGCTACGCGGACGATGA
- a CDS encoding DUF6716 putative glycosyltransferase, with protein MTAATGIRVVAIADADSFVKWAASLLGSVPGVRPHLLLVRTPLTASAEQQRTALAGTTLRPDDVTRIGFAQTEAWLAGQRPDVVLLAGRGPFVRLMGRVIDALEHRPVTVSGLPGMAIPAQRGALDYRRHTDLLVVHSHREVRAFEELGRRIGVQTPAALATLPFARRRQRMLRPERVGIDAVAGRRAGLAARGGGVAVAERPPRPAPVKPPATDVVFAAQALVPLAKDQRAEIAAMLVRAAEAEPGRRVVVKLRSRPGESETHLEREPYAGLLPSRLPPNLVFSYDSMSTALETAAGLVTVSSTAAIEATALGVPVIALDAFGVSKNLLNTVFVGSGLLGGRSEVVAGRFRHPHPDWLRDNYFHPDGESTWWERVEQLVALRRSGALPARRVPSARGGSLHEAWHRASVLGAEDRTIRGTVALAMGAPATRALAAVRGRRLPADGGTWADALTDYTLEPNPFDDSLRR; from the coding sequence ATGACGGCGGCCACCGGCATCCGCGTCGTCGCCATCGCGGATGCCGACTCGTTCGTGAAGTGGGCCGCCTCCCTTCTCGGTTCCGTGCCGGGTGTGCGCCCGCACCTGCTGCTCGTGCGCACACCGCTCACGGCCAGCGCCGAGCAGCAGCGCACGGCTCTCGCCGGCACGACGCTCAGACCGGATGACGTCACCCGCATCGGGTTCGCGCAGACGGAGGCCTGGCTGGCCGGACAGCGCCCCGACGTGGTCCTGCTCGCGGGGCGCGGACCGTTCGTGCGGCTGATGGGACGCGTGATCGACGCGTTGGAGCATCGACCGGTCACGGTCTCGGGACTGCCCGGCATGGCGATCCCCGCCCAGCGCGGGGCGCTGGATTATCGCCGCCACACCGATCTGCTGGTCGTGCATTCCCACAGGGAGGTGCGGGCCTTCGAAGAACTCGGCCGCCGCATCGGGGTGCAGACGCCGGCGGCGCTCGCCACCCTCCCGTTCGCCCGGCGGCGGCAGCGCATGCTGCGTCCGGAGCGCGTCGGCATCGATGCGGTGGCGGGTCGGCGAGCCGGTCTTGCCGCGCGGGGCGGTGGCGTCGCGGTCGCCGAGCGCCCTCCGCGGCCTGCCCCGGTCAAGCCACCGGCGACCGACGTCGTCTTCGCCGCGCAGGCCCTCGTTCCGCTCGCGAAAGACCAGCGGGCCGAGATCGCGGCCATGCTCGTGCGGGCGGCCGAGGCCGAGCCGGGTCGCCGTGTGGTGGTGAAGCTGCGTTCGCGGCCGGGGGAGTCGGAGACCCACCTCGAGCGCGAACCGTATGCGGGGCTGCTGCCGTCGCGCCTGCCGCCGAATCTCGTCTTCTCCTACGACTCGATGAGCACCGCGCTCGAGACGGCCGCGGGCCTCGTCACGGTGAGCTCCACCGCCGCCATCGAGGCCACGGCTCTCGGTGTGCCCGTGATCGCCCTCGACGCGTTCGGGGTGAGCAAGAACCTGCTGAACACGGTGTTCGTGGGAAGCGGGCTGCTCGGCGGTCGTAGCGAGGTCGTGGCGGGGCGCTTCCGGCATCCGCACCCTGACTGGCTGCGCGACAACTACTTCCACCCCGATGGCGAGTCGACGTGGTGGGAGCGGGTCGAGCAGCTCGTGGCGCTGCGGCGTTCCGGGGCACTGCCGGCGCGGCGGGTGCCGTCGGCCCGCGGCGGATCACTGCACGAGGCCTGGCATCGGGCGAGTGTGCTCGGCGCGGAGGATCGCACGATACGAGGGACGGTGGCGCTGGCCATGGGCGCGCCGGCGACCCGAGCGCTGGCCGCGGTGCGCGGACGCCGACTGCCCGCCGACGGGGGAACCTGGGCGGACGCGTTGACCGACTACACGTTGGAGCCGAACCCGTTCGACGACTCCCTCCGGCGCTGA
- a CDS encoding DUF5937 family protein — MDRNYGPIEGVEHPDHRVEFHLSPGDVEAVRFGISPGHELAHAVRVLRRPTAHPLQWGWLRSVRDRLPRDDIALLATVIGDDGYLPDFLTTTPRWDLTPEIELDELRAAPLDPMRVDFGKMVARSSGTRREALRAMRDHPARARSLIADAWGAVWDAALAPVWPQLDRLLRADIAVRTRTMASAGIAGMAGDLHRQVTWGSGAVRVSLRRHSEQVDCRGSGLVLVPSVMSSWGCMVLTEPPAQPTLFYPARGVTAGWARDATEIADALGALLGPARAAILLGAGTARTTSQVARDADIAISTASHHLSVLRGGGLIASERDGARMLHLRTPLGEAMVGAML, encoded by the coding sequence GTGGATCGAAACTACGGCCCGATCGAGGGCGTCGAGCACCCCGATCACCGCGTCGAGTTCCACCTGAGCCCGGGTGACGTCGAGGCGGTGCGGTTCGGCATCTCGCCCGGACACGAGCTCGCGCACGCGGTACGGGTACTACGGCGACCGACCGCCCACCCCCTGCAATGGGGGTGGCTGCGTTCCGTGCGCGACCGCCTCCCCCGCGACGACATCGCGCTGCTCGCCACCGTGATCGGCGACGACGGCTACCTGCCCGACTTCCTGACGACCACACCCCGCTGGGACCTCACGCCCGAGATCGAGCTCGACGAACTGCGTGCCGCACCCCTCGACCCGATGCGCGTCGACTTCGGGAAGATGGTGGCGCGGTCGAGCGGAACCCGGCGAGAGGCTCTCCGCGCGATGCGGGATCACCCCGCCCGCGCCCGCAGCCTGATCGCCGACGCGTGGGGCGCCGTGTGGGACGCCGCACTCGCCCCGGTGTGGCCGCAGCTCGACCGGCTGCTGCGCGCCGACATCGCCGTCCGCACACGCACGATGGCGAGCGCGGGCATCGCCGGCATGGCCGGCGATCTGCACCGACAGGTGACCTGGGGGTCCGGTGCCGTCCGCGTCTCGCTGCGCCGCCACAGCGAACAGGTCGACTGCCGGGGAAGCGGCCTGGTCCTGGTCCCGTCCGTCATGTCGTCATGGGGATGCATGGTGCTCACCGAGCCGCCGGCACAGCCCACCCTGTTCTATCCCGCCCGGGGAGTCACGGCCGGATGGGCCCGCGACGCCACCGAGATCGCCGACGCCCTCGGCGCCCTGTTGGGGCCGGCCCGAGCGGCCATCCTGCTCGGCGCCGGCACGGCCCGCACGACCTCGCAGGTGGCACGCGATGCCGACATCGCGATATCGACGGCATCGCACCACCTCTCGGTGCTGCGGGGCGGCGGTCTCATCGCCAGCGAACGCGACGGCGCCAGGATGCTGCATCTGCGCACGCCGCTGGGCGAGGCGATGGTCGGCGCGATGCTCTGA
- a CDS encoding acylneuraminate cytidylyltransferase: MDERKPLTVAIIPARGGSKQVPRKNLQRVGGVPLVERAVRAAAAAPGIDLVVVSTDDDEIAAVATSAGARVVRRPAALSGDTATSESAILHALDDLEVNGAAVGIVAFLQATSPFIPSDALADAVEEIRADRADSVFSAHETYAFLWREGEGSEAVAINHEAAHRPRRQDREPHHLETGAFYVFRAAGFRENRHRFFGRTRIAAVPEWTAIEIDDADQLRVARALARLHEAPTPIVVRAVVTDFDGVHTDDTAIIDADGGERVRVSREDGMGVALLRRAGVPLLILSTEVNPVVRARADKLRVPVLHGIDDKETALRNWARDNEVPLGDIAYLGNDVNDLPAMRIVGWPVAVANAHPLVIEEARVVLRRRGGEGAVRELIERVLSS, encoded by the coding sequence ATGGACGAGCGGAAGCCCCTCACGGTGGCGATCATCCCGGCGCGCGGGGGATCGAAGCAGGTGCCACGCAAGAACCTTCAGCGCGTCGGCGGTGTGCCCCTGGTCGAGCGTGCGGTCCGCGCCGCGGCCGCCGCACCCGGCATCGATCTGGTCGTCGTCTCGACAGACGATGACGAGATCGCTGCGGTGGCGACGTCGGCCGGCGCGCGGGTGGTCCGTCGCCCCGCGGCGCTCTCCGGTGACACCGCGACCTCGGAGAGCGCGATCCTGCATGCATTGGACGACCTCGAGGTGAACGGAGCCGCCGTCGGCATCGTGGCGTTCCTGCAGGCGACCTCGCCGTTCATCCCGAGCGATGCGCTCGCTGACGCCGTGGAGGAGATCCGCGCCGACCGCGCCGACAGCGTCTTCTCGGCTCACGAGACCTATGCGTTCCTGTGGCGGGAAGGGGAGGGGAGCGAGGCGGTGGCGATCAACCACGAAGCCGCGCACCGCCCGCGCCGACAGGACCGCGAGCCGCACCACCTCGAGACCGGCGCGTTCTATGTGTTCCGTGCCGCGGGCTTCCGCGAGAACAGGCACCGCTTCTTCGGCAGGACCCGCATCGCGGCGGTGCCGGAGTGGACGGCGATCGAGATCGACGATGCGGATCAACTCCGCGTCGCCCGTGCGCTCGCCCGCCTGCACGAGGCCCCCACGCCCATCGTGGTCCGCGCGGTCGTCACCGACTTCGACGGCGTGCACACCGACGACACCGCGATCATCGACGCCGACGGCGGTGAACGGGTGCGGGTCAGCCGGGAGGACGGCATGGGCGTCGCCCTGCTGCGCCGAGCCGGCGTGCCGCTGCTGATCCTGTCGACCGAGGTGAATCCGGTGGTCCGCGCTCGCGCCGACAAGCTCAGGGTCCCCGTGCTGCACGGCATCGACGACAAGGAGACGGCGCTGCGCAACTGGGCGCGCGACAACGAGGTGCCTCTCGGCGACATCGCCTACCTCGGCAACGACGTCAACGACCTGCCGGCGATGCGGATCGTGGGGTGGCCGGTCGCGGTCGCGAACGCGCATCCGCTGGTGATCGAAGAGGCCCGTGTCGTGCTGCGTCGCAGAGGTGGAGAGGGTGCGGTGCGGGAGCTGATCGAGCGGGTGTTGTCGAGCTGA
- a CDS encoding glycosyltransferase family 2 protein translates to MRTPFVTVILPAKDAGEYIGTTLETLTRQFDDAGAVKLVAIDDGSRDDTGELMQKYAQCFDHAEVLRNPTARGLATARNQGLAHVEGDAFCFLDGDDWMQPRRLEVLLSRMRELGCDFVRTDHVTVTDGQRALVRAPHPWRERVTPPREAILPENESTMVDYPYAWAGLFHRRIIDSGLAAFPEGLFTAEDRPWIWRLHLQARSFAVVDAPALLYRRGVATSLTQVHDRRQLDFARAMNEVVSVVEQDAEAERFLPKVVWTALALSSHHLVRARRMSPQLRTEMRSGIRDMLRRLPTDEVTAVLGRFDGPRRRVLARILRQAGSAA, encoded by the coding sequence GTGCGCACACCCTTCGTCACCGTCATCCTGCCCGCGAAAGACGCCGGCGAGTACATCGGGACGACGCTCGAAACGCTCACCCGCCAGTTCGACGATGCCGGAGCGGTCAAGCTCGTGGCCATCGACGACGGGTCCCGCGACGACACCGGCGAGCTCATGCAGAAGTACGCGCAGTGCTTCGATCACGCCGAGGTGCTCCGGAATCCGACGGCGCGCGGGCTCGCGACGGCCCGCAACCAAGGCCTCGCGCATGTCGAGGGCGACGCCTTCTGCTTCCTGGACGGCGACGACTGGATGCAGCCGCGGCGGCTCGAGGTACTGCTGTCGCGTATGCGGGAGCTCGGCTGCGACTTCGTGCGCACCGACCACGTCACGGTGACCGACGGACAGCGGGCGCTCGTCCGCGCACCGCACCCGTGGCGGGAGCGGGTGACACCGCCGCGAGAGGCGATCCTGCCCGAGAACGAGTCGACGATGGTCGACTATCCCTACGCCTGGGCAGGGCTCTTCCACCGCCGGATCATCGACAGCGGTCTCGCGGCGTTCCCGGAGGGCCTGTTCACAGCGGAGGACCGTCCTTGGATCTGGCGACTGCACCTGCAGGCCCGATCGTTCGCTGTGGTCGATGCGCCTGCCCTGCTCTACCGCCGAGGCGTCGCCACATCGCTGACGCAGGTGCACGATCGGCGGCAACTCGACTTCGCCAGGGCCATGAATGAGGTCGTCTCAGTGGTCGAGCAGGACGCGGAGGCGGAGCGCTTCCTGCCCAAGGTCGTCTGGACCGCACTCGCCCTCAGCTCCCACCACCTCGTGCGCGCACGGCGGATGAGCCCACAGCTGCGCACGGAGATGCGATCCGGGATCCGCGACATGCTCCGCCGGCTCCCCACTGATGAGGTGACTGCGGTGCTGGGGCGCTTCGACGGGCCGCGCCGCCGCGTGCTCGCGCGCATCCTCCGACAGGCAGGGAGTGCGGCATGA
- a CDS encoding cupin domain-containing protein, producing the protein MNSTSPSNGVVSGADIRIGTGGSRRFVGAEHGAEVSYFFVENQPGEGPGLHWHPYPETWVVIEGIASIAVGEETFVAGAGDTATGPAFIPHRFTNVGDGVLRIIGIHASATIIQTFLDED; encoded by the coding sequence ATGAACAGCACATCACCATCGAACGGGGTCGTCTCCGGGGCGGACATCCGCATCGGTACGGGCGGCAGCCGCAGGTTCGTGGGAGCCGAGCACGGCGCCGAGGTGTCGTACTTCTTCGTCGAGAACCAGCCGGGGGAAGGGCCGGGGCTGCACTGGCATCCCTATCCTGAGACCTGGGTCGTGATCGAGGGCATTGCCTCGATCGCGGTGGGCGAGGAGACTTTCGTGGCCGGGGCGGGAGACACGGCCACCGGGCCCGCCTTCATCCCGCACCGCTTCACCAATGTGGGGGACGGGGTGCTCCGTATCATCGGCATCCACGCCTCCGCCACCATCATCCAGACGTTCCTCGATGAGGACTGA